Proteins from a genomic interval of Medicago truncatula cultivar Jemalong A17 chromosome 3, MtrunA17r5.0-ANR, whole genome shotgun sequence:
- the LOC11445511 gene encoding sugar transport protein 1, with amino-acid sequence MAKEGIMDVATQYPGKLTFRVIITCVMAASGGLIYGYDHGVSGGVTSMDSFLKQFFPSVYEQQINTKASSNQYCKFNSQTLTFFTSSIYISALISSLGASSLTRMMGRRATMILGGLFFVSGALLNSFAQNIAMLIIGRLLLGFGIGCANQSVPIYISEMAPSQYRGALNMCFQFSITIGMFAANLANYYCAKLWNGEGWRLSLGLGAVPAVIFVVGTLFLPDSPSSLVSRGRHEAARKELAKIRGTDDVDAEFNDIVAASEASDQVKNPWKTLNKRKNRPPMVFAIMIPFFQQFTGLNVITFYAPILFRTIGFGSQASLMSAAIIGGFKPLATLVSIVLVDKFGRRTLFLEGGAQMLVCQILMAIAIGVTFGTSGNPGQLPQWFAITIVGVICIYVSGFAWSWGPLAWLVPSEIFPLEIRSACQSITVAVNMTSIFIIAQFFTEMLCHFKFGLFLFFSGFVIIMTLFIYKLFPETKGVPLEDMQMVWKKHPFWGKYLEKESKKKTVKQDT; translated from the coding sequence ATGGCTAAGGAAGGAATCATGGATGTTGCAACCCAATATCCTGGAAAACTCACCTTTAGGGTTATTATCACTTGTGTCATGGCAGCAAGTGGTGGATTAATTTATGGATATGATCACGGTGTTTCTGGTGGTGTAACATCTATGGATTCCTTCTTAAAACAATTCTTTCCTTCTGTTTATGAACAGCAAATAAATACAAAAGCTTCTTCAAATCAATATTGCAAATTCAACAGTCAAACATTGACATTCTTTACATCTTCCATTTATATAAGTGCTCTTATATCTAGTCTTGGGGCATCAAGCTTAACAAGAATGATGGGTAGGCGAGCAACAATGATTTTAGGTGGATTATTCTTTGTGTCGGGTGCCTTACTCAATTCATTCGCCCAGAACATTGCGATGCTTATCATTGGAAGGTTGTTACTTGGTTTTGGTATTGGATGTGCCAATCAGTCGGTTCCAATCTATATCTCAGAAATGGCACCTTCTCAATATAGAGGAGCCTTAAACATGTGTTTTCAATTTTCGATTACTATTGGTATGTTTGCAGCCAATCTGGCAAACTATTACTGTGCCAAGTTATGGAATGGTGAGGGATGGCGATTAAGCTTGGGGCTAGGTGCGGTACCTGCGGTGATTTTCGTTGTAGGCACACTTTTTCTTCCTGATTCACCAAGCTCACTTGTTTCACGCGGTCGCCATGAAGCCGCAAGAAAGGAGCTTGCAAAAATTCGCGGTACTGATGATGTTGATGCCGAGTTTAATGATATTGTTGCTGCTAGTGAAGCCTCGGATCAAGTGAAAAACCCGTGGAAAACCttgaacaagagaaaaaataggCCCCCGATGGTTTTCGCTATAATGATTCCTTTCTTCCAACAATTCACTGGATTGAATGTGATCACATTCTACGCTCCTATTCTATTCAGAACGATTGGTTTTGGAAGTCAAGCTTCACTCATGTCTGCCGCGATCATTGGAGGCTTTAAACCTCTTGCCACTCTGGTTTCAATCGTACTTGTGGATAAATTTGGACGACGCACCCTTTTCCTTGAGGGTGGTGCTCAAATGTTGGTTTGTCAAATTTTGATGGCAATTGCTATTGGTGTAACATTTGGAACAAGTGGGAACCCAGGGCAATTACCTCAATGGTTTGCAATTACCATCGTAGGCGTAATCTGCATATATGTTTCAGGTTTCGCTTGGTCTTGGGGACCTCTAGCATGGTTAGTACCTAGCGAAATTTTTCCACTCGAAATTCGATCTGCTTGTCAGAGTATTACAGTTGCTGTCAACATGACCAGCATTTTCATCATAGCTCAATTCTTCACCGAAATGCTTTGTCACTTCAAGTTTGGTTTGTTCCTCTTCTTTTCCGGCTTTGTAATCATCATGACTTTATTCATCTACAAGTTGTTTCCAGAAACTAAGGGTGTCCCACTTGAGGATATGCAGATGGTTTGGAAGAAACACCCCTTTTGGGGAAAGTATTTGGAGAAAGAGAGTAAGAAAAAAACTGTCAAGCAagacacctaa